The Myxococcota bacterium DNA window TTCGCCGAGGAAGTCGAGCATGCGCTGAAGTCACACCCCGCGGTGCTCGACGCCGTGGTCTGTGGCCGGCCCAGCGAGCGCTGGGGCAACGAAGTGGTCGCGATCGTGCGCCTGCGCGAGGGCAGCGCCGTCCGCGAGCGCGATCTGCTCGCCGAGTGCGAGAAGCACATCGCGCGCTACAAGCTGCCCAAGGCGTTCCTGTTCCGCGACGAGATCGTGCGCTCGCCGTCGGGCAAAGCCGATTACCGCTGGGCCAAGGCGCAGGCGGCTTCATGACCGATGTGCGGGGACGGACCGCGTTCATCACGGGCGGCGCCAACGGGATCGGGCTCGGGATCGCGCGTGCCTTCGCACACGCGGGCGCCAAGCTCGCGCTGGCCGACCGCGACGTCGCGGCGCTGGAGAGAGCCAAGAAGGAGCTCGGCGAGGTCAGCTCGGTCGAGACGGTCGAGCTCGACGTGCGCGATCGGGACGCGTACGCGCGCGCAGCCGACGCCGTGGAGCGGAAGCTCGGCCCGGTCTCACTCTTGTTCAACAACGCGGGCGTCGCTGGCGGCGCTCCCGCGCCCAAGCTCACCTACGAGCTCTGGGACTGGGCGATCGGGATCAATCTCGGCGGCGTGATCAACGGCATCCAGACCTTCCTGCCGCGCATGGCCGAGCGCAGCGCGGGCGGACACATCGTGAACACGGCCTCGGGCGCGGGGCTCGCTGCGACCACGTCCGG harbors:
- a CDS encoding SDR family NAD(P)-dependent oxidoreductase — protein: MTDVRGRTAFITGGANGIGLGIARAFAHAGAKLALADRDVAALERAKKELGEVSSVETVELDVRDRDAYARAADAVERKLGPVSLLFNNAGVAGGAPAPKLTYELWDWAIGINLGGVINGIQTFLPRMAERSAGGHIVNTASGAGLAATTSGVLYSTAKFGVVGLSETLQLELGAFGIGVSVLCPGPVATDIVARTARSQPPANESLSDEQRKLRAERLGLATRVLQQGVSPDRVGERVLEAVLGNRLYIHTDRIMEQLIAARAQALLDALPEA